The sequence below is a genomic window from Buchnera aphidicola (Sitobion avenae).
TGCTTTAAGAAAATTTTTTATTTCAACATCATTACTAGCTTGAAAAAGACTTTTATTTTTTTTATTAGCCCATTCTTCTAATTTTTTTAATGTAACTAAACCTATTTGACGAGAAGGAATATTGATGATCTTCATAAATGCATGATTATCATCTGGATTAATAATAACACGAAGATAACTTAATAGATCTTTAATTTCAGGACGAGAAAAAAATGATGCTTTTTCAGAAATATTATATGGTATGTTTTCTTTTATTAAAACTTTTTCAAGAATTCGAGATTGATAATTACCTCTATACAAAATAGCACAATCTTTATATCGAATGTTTTTTAAAGAATATTGCGAAATAATTTTTTTAACTATTTTTTCTGCTTCATCTTCTTCACTTTGACCTATTAAAATTTCTATCACATTTCCATATTGAAGTTTAGAAAATAATTTTTTTTGTAAATAATGTGTGTTATTAGAGATGAGAGCATTGGCGACTTTTAATATTCTGCCTGAAGATCGATAATTATGCTCCATAGTTATAACTTTCAAATTAGGAAAATCTTTTTTTAACAAAAAAATGTTTTGAGGATTAGCTCCTCTCCATGAATAAATAGATTGATCATCATCTCCAACTAATGTGAAACTAGAGTTAGTGTTAGTAAGCATTTTAATTAATTCATACTGACTATTATTAGTATCTTGATATTCATCTACTAACAAATAAGATATTTTTTTTTGCCAACGTGTTTTTATTATTTTGTTATTTTTTAATAAAAGCGTAGGTATACAAATCAAATCATCAAAATCTAACATATTAAATTCATAAAGATAATTTTTATATTTTTTATAAATATATGCAAAATCTTCATCTTCAGAACACTTAATGAGCGATTGAACTTTAGAAGGGCTGAGAAACTTATTTTTCCAAAAAGAAATCATAAATTTCAATTTTTTTAACGATTGAACATTATTGCTAATTTCTTTTTTGCATATTTTTTTTAATAAAATTTTTTGATCTGTTTCATCTATTAGAGTGAAATTACTATTAAAATTTAATGTATCAATTTCTTTTTTAATAATTTCTAATCCTAATGAATGAAAAGTTGAAATAATTATTTTTTTTATTTTAGAAGTATTTAAATATTCTGAAAGACGAATTCTCATTTCATAAGCAGCTTTATTAGTAAAAGTCACTGCTGCGATATTATAAGGATTATATTTGCAATTATTAATTAAATAAATTATTTTATTAACAATTACTTTTGTTTTTCCAGAACCAGCCCCTGCTAATATTAAACAGGGACCATTAGTAAGTTCGATAGCATTTTTTTGAGCACTATTTAGATGCATAAAGTATTAAGTTTCAATTAATGAATTATATTACGTGATATATAAAAAATTATACATTTCTATTTTGCAACTGCAATTGCTTTCATTTTTTTCATATAATTTCTTAGTTTACGTCCAATAATTTCTATTGGATGATTTTGGATATTTTGATTTATTTTATATAATTTAATATTATCAACGGGTTTACAAGATAATGAATAACCAAGATCACTTGTTTCAAGTGTTGATATAAATTTTTTTAAAATAGGATATGCCGTTTCTGAAAAAAGATAACTTCCATATTCAGCAGTATCTGAAATAACTTTATTCATTTCATATAGTTTTTTTCTTGCAATAGTATTGGCAATTAATGGAAGTTCATGTAAAGATTCATAGTACGCTGATTCTTCCAAAATACCTGCGTCAATCATCTTTTCAAAAGATAATTCGATACCAGATTTTAATATTGCCACCATTAATATCCCATGATCATAATATTCTTGTTCTGGTATTATATCATCATACAAAGGCGCTTTTTCAAAAGATGTGTTTTTTGTATCATATCTCCAATTTAGTAATTTTTTATCATTATTTTCCCAGTCTTTCATCATTTCATCAGAAAATTCTCCTGAGATAATATCATCCATATGTTTTTGAAATAGTGGTGATAATATTTTTTTAATTTTTTCAGAAAGTTTATAAGCTCTTATTTTTGATGTATTAGATAATCGATCCATCATTAAGGTAATACCACCATGTTTCAGAGATTCTGTAATAGTCTCCCATCCATATTGTATTAATTTTGCGGCGTATGCTGGATTATGCTTTTCTGTAATTAATTTTTCATAGCATAATAATGATGCCGTTTGCAGTATCCCACATAAAATTGTTTGTTCACCCATTAAATCTGATTTTACTTCTGCAACAAATGATGACTCAAGAACACCTGCACGATGTCCTCCAATAGAAAAAGCCCATGCTTTCGCAATATCTAAACCTATTTTTTGAATATCATTTTCATGATGAACAGCAATTAATGTAGGAACCCCAAATCCTCGTTTATATTCTTCTCTTACTTCTGTTCCTGGGCATTTTGGTGCAACCATGATAACAGTAATATCTGCTCTTATTTTTTCTCCAAATTCAACAATATTAAAACCATGAGAATAACCTAAAAAAGAATTTTTTTTCATTAACTTTTGTAACTTTTGTATAACATTATGATGTTGTTTATCAGGAGTTAAATTAATTACTAAATCAGCATGTGGTATTAATGATTCATAATCATCTACTTTAAAATTATTATTGACAGCATTCATCCAAGATTGATTTTTGTTTAGAATGCTATTTTTTTTTAATGCATAAGAAACATGTAATCCTGCATCTCTCATATTCAATCCTTGATTTAAACCTTGAGCACCACAACCTAAAATAACTATGTTTTTATTTTTTAAAATATCATTTTTTTTATTAAATTCTTCTTTTTGCATAAAACGACATTTATTTATTTGATTAATTTTTTGACTAAAAGTTAATGTATTAAAATAATTCATGACAAATATTCCTATATTTTTAAAACTTTATTTTTTTAATTTAATACTATTTTTTTTAGATGTTAGATATTTTTTTATAATCTCTAACAGCCCCTTTATCCGCACTAGTTGAAAAGAAAGCATATACTTTTAAAGCAGAAGAAATATGTCTTTTACGATTGTAGGGTTTATAAGCTAATGATCCTTTTGATTCTTCTTTAAAAATTCGATAAGAAAGTTCTTTTTCTGTTATATTTAAGTGAATAGTTCTCTTAGGAATATTGATATCAATAATATCACCATTTTTTACTAAAGCAATCATACCTTTATCTGCAGCTTCAGGCGAGATATGTCCTATAGAAATTCCTGATGTACCTCCTGAGAATCTACCATCAGTAATTAATGCACATGTTTTATCTAAATCCATTGATTTTAAATATGTAGTAGGATATAACATTTCTTGCATTCCTGGACCTCCTTTAGGTCCTTCATAGCGAATAACGATCACTTGACCAGCAGTAATGTTTTTATTTAAAATAGCAGTTGCTGCTTCTTCTTGACTTTCATATACTCGAGCAATACCAGAAAAAACATAGTTTTTTTTATCTATTCCAGCAGTTTTGATTATACAACCATTTTTTGCTAAATTTCCATATAAAACAGCTAAACCTCCATCTTCACTATAAGCATATTCACAGGAACGAATACAGCCTTTTTTACGATCACGATCTAATGTTGACCATCTAAAATCTTGAGAATATGCTTTTGTTGTGCGTATTCCACCTGGTCCTGCTTTAAACATATTTATTATATCAAGATTTTTTGTAGATAAAATATCATATTCATCTAATGTTTCATCTAAATTTAGCTGTAAAATATTTTTAGTTTTTTTATGTAATAAATTAGAACGATTTAATTCTCCTAAGATTGCCATAACACCACCAGCACGATGAACATCTTCTACATGATACAATGAAGTACTTGGTGCTACTTTGCAAATATGAGGTATTTTTTTAGATAGTTTATTAATATCAGACATTTTAAAATCTACTTGTGCTTCTTGAGCTGCTGCTAATAAATGCAAAATAGTATTAGTGGAACCTCCCATAGCAATATCTAATATCATTGCATTTTCAAAAGATTCTTTAGTAGCAATTTTTCTAGGCAAAATATTTTCATTGTTTCTTTTGTAGTATTCTTCGGTAATATTAACTATCGTTTGAGCTGATTTTATAAATAAATTTTTACGGTCAACATGAGTAGCTAATAACGTACCGTTTCCAGGCAAAGCAAAACCAATTGCTTCTGTTAAACAATTCATGGAATTAGCTGTAAACATACCTGAACAAGAACCACAAGTAGGACATGCTGAATATTCGATATCTTTAAGAAAATCATCGGATTTTTTAGATTTTCCTCCATGAACAATAGCATCAACTAGATCAATTTTGATTATTTTATCATTTTTTTTAATTTTACCTGCTTCCATAGGACCACCGGAAACAAAAACTGATGGTATGTTTAAACGTAATGCTGCCATAAGCATACCTGGAGTTATTTTATCACAATTTGACACGCAAATCATTGCGTCAGCACAGTGCGCATTAATTACATATTCAATCGAATCTGCAATTAATTCACGTGATGGTAAAGAATATAGCATTCCAGAATGTCCCATGGCTATTCCATCATCAATTGCAATAGTGTTAAACTCTTTTGCGACACCTCCAAATTTTTGAATTTCTTCCGAGATTAATTTTCCAACTTCCTGCAAGTGAATATGTCCTGGGACAAATTGAGAAAAAGAGTTAACTACTGCAATAATTGGTTTTTTAAAATCTTCATCAGTCATTCCTGTAGCACGCCATAATGATCTTGCCCCAGACATATTTCTACCATGAGTAGTTGTAAAAGAACGATATTTAGGCATTTTAGAAAACTCCAAAAACAATGATTATTTAAAATAATTGTTTAAAATAAATTAATTATAAAAACTTTTTTAATAAGTTCTTGTTTTAATTGCAATGAAAATTTTTATATGAAATATTTTTTTTGAGAAAGTTCTTTTAAGAATTAGGAGGAATTATATAATAGTGATATTGATCTATTTTTTAATATTTGAAAAAAAGGTCGTTATTAAAAGATTTTCAATTGGTGAAATTTTGGCAGGGGTGGAAGGATTTGAACCTACAACTTTCGGTTTTGGAGACCGATGCTCTACCAAATTGAACTACACCCCTAATAATTATAAAATATTATTAAATAATATTATATTATTAATAATGGTAAAAGTCTAGCATGTATTTTAGAAATTTCAAAAAACTAAATTTTAGTAATTTTTAGATCTAAAATTTTATTAAAATGATAGAATATATCTTCTCTCAATGTTATTTGAAGGTGAATATTTATTATGAAAAATCCAATTTATTTAGATTATGCAGCAACTACACCAGTAGAATTTGAAGTTGCAAAAAAAATGATGAATTATTTAACAATTGATGGAATATTCGGAAATTCCGCATCGCGTTCTCATAAATTTGGTTGGGATGCAGAAGAAGTGGTTGATATTGCACGTAATCAGATATCTGAATTAATTGGGGCGGACTCACGTGAAATTGTCTTTACTTCTGGTGCTACTGAAGCTAATAATTTAGCTATAAAAGGTATTGCTTTTTTTCATCAAAACAAAGGTAAACATATTATTACTAGTAAAACAGAACATAAATCTGTTTTAGATACTTGTAGATATTTAGAAAACAAAGGGTTTAGATTGACTTATCTTACCCCTAAAAATAATGGTATTATTGATTTAAATGACTTAAAAAAAAATATAAAAAACGATACTATACTTGTTTCTATAATGCATGTAAATAATGAAATTGGCATTATACAAGATGTTAATAGTATATCAAAAATTTGTAAAAATCATGGTATTTTTTTTCATGTCGATGCCACACAAAGTGTAGGAAAAATACCTATTAATTTAAAAAAGTTATCTGTAGATTTAATGTCTTTTTCTGCTCATAAAGTTTATGGTCCAAAGGGAATTGGAGGTCTTTATGTTCGCCGCAAACCACGTGTTAGATTACTGGCTGCTATACATGGGGGGGGGCATGAAAGAGGTATGCGTTCAGGAACTTTGCCTGTTCATCAAATTGTAGGTATGGGTGAATCATTCATGTTGGCAAAAAGAAAAATACATGATGATTTTGTTCATCTAACAAAATTGAGAAATTTGCTTTGGAATGGTATCAAAAATATTGAAGAAGTATATTTAAATAGTGATTTGCAACAAGGTGTACCTCATATATTAAATGTTAGTTTTAATTATATTGAAGGTGAATCACTGATAATGGCTCTTAAAGATCTAGCTGTTTCTTCTGGTTCTGCTTGTACTTCTGCTAGTTTAGAGCCTTCTTATGTTTTAAAAGCTTTAGGGATAAAGGATGAGCTAGCTCATAGTTCTATACGTTTTTCAATTGGAAGATTTACTACAGAAGAAGAAATTCAATATACAATACAATTAGTTCATAAATCTATTAGTAGATTGCGCGAACTCTCTCCTTTATGGGAAATGTTTAAATCAGGAGTTGATTTAAATAGTATAGAATGGGATCATAGTTAAAATAACTATAATTAATATAAGGTAATTTTAAATGGCTTACAGTAAAAAAGTAATGGATCATTATGAAAATCCACGAAATGTTGGATCTTTTTCTAATTCAGATCTTAATGTAGGAAGTGGGTTAGTCGGAGCTCCTGCTTGTGGTGATGTAATGAAATTACAGATTAAGGTTAATAAAAAGGGTATTATTGAAGATGCATGTTTTAAAACTTATGGTTGTGGTTCTGCTATAGCATCAAGTTCATTAGTTACCGAATGGGTTAAAGGTAAATCTATCACAGAAGCGGAATCAATTAAAAATACTACTATAGTAGAAGAATTAGAGCTCCCTCCAGTAAAGATTCATTGTTCTATTTTAGCAGAAGATGCTATTAAAGCAGCTATTGCTGATTATAAAAAGAAAACAAAATAAGTTAACTATACAATTTTATTTGGTGTTGAAAGAATGTCTTCTTTCAACATACTATTTTTGATATTTTATTATTATTTTATTTGATGTAGGTGATTTATGAATTATTTTAGACTATTTAATGTACCAGAAGAATTTAAAATTAATAAAAAATTACTTTCTGAAAACTTTTATAAATTACAATTAAAATTTCATCCTGATTTATTTATAAACGATTCTAAATTGAAAAGAAAGATAATTTTAGAAAAATCAATAGAAATCAATAAAGGTTATAAAACCTTAAAAGATTTTTCAAGTAGAGCAATATATTTACTTTTTTTAAATGGTATAAAAACAAAAAAAGAAAGTGTTTTATTACAAAATAACGATTTTTTAATAAAATATTTTTCTTTACATGAAGAATTAGATAATTTAAAAAAAAATAATTTTGATAAAATACAATTAAACAATTTTGAGAATAAAATAGAAAAAAAAATTTTGAACTGTAAAAATATAGTTGAAATGGAATTTGAAAAAAAAAAACATGACAAAATTATTAAACTAATTGCAAAGCTATCTTTTTTTGAAAAATTACAAGACAATTTAAAGAAAGCATATAATACTTATTTAAGACAAATAAATTAGGATAATTTTACATGATTTTTTTTAAAAAAAAAAATAATAAAAAATTATTGTTAGGGATTGATCTTGGAACTACTTATTCTTTAGTAGCCACAATAAGAAAAGACAATATAATTTTATTGCCAGATCAGAAAAAACGTTATTTATTACCATCAGTTGTTCATTATAAAAAAAATGAGATGCTTGTAGGTTGGGAAGCTTTAGAAAAAATTATTAAAGATCCTTGTAATACTATTAGTTCTGCAAAACGTTTTTTAGGTCGTTCTATTGATTTTGTCAAAAAAAAACTTCCGTTTGTACCATATCTTATAGAAAAAGATACAAATGAAGGGATTTTTTTTCATACAAATTTTGGTAAAGTTACTCCAGTTGATGTTTCAAGCCATATATTAAAATTTTTAAAGAAAAGAGCCGTTTTTTTGTTTAATCAAGAAATAGATGCAAGTATTATTACTGTTCCAGCATATTTTAATGATCTTCAGAAAAAAGAAACTAAAAAAGCGGCTCTTTTAGCTAAAATTAATTTAATAAGATTGTTAAATGAACCTACAGCAGCGGCTTTAGCATACGGCTTGCAAAAACAAAAAAAAGGGATCGTTATTATTTATGATTTAGGAGGTGGTACATTTGATATTTCTATATTGCATTTAAATAAAGGTATTTTTGAAGTATTAGCTACCAGTGGAGATTCTAATTTAGGTGGAGACGATTTTGATTATGCTTTAGCAAAATATATTTATAAAAAATCAAACGTATTAAATAAATGTGATGAATTTTTTCAATCTTCCTTGATCGAAGTCGCTAAATCAACAAAATTAAAATTAACAAAATATAAAAAAGTTGAAGTTCATTTTTTTAATTGGAAAGGATATATTACTCGCGATGAATTTGATTTAATTATCATATCTTATGTTAAAAAAACTTTATTAATTTGTTCTAATCTTATTCAAGAAATTAATTTATCATTTGAAAAAATTGAAGAAGTAATTATGGTCGGAGGATCTACTCGTGTTCCATTAGTTTATTTAGAAGTTTCAAAATTTTTCAAAAAAATTCCCCTAAATTCTATTAATCCTGATCAGGTTGTAGCAATAGGTGCAGCAATGCATGTTAATATGCTTGTTAATACCGAAAATGTTAAAAATAAAACAATATTATTAGATGTAATACCGCTTTCATTAGGTATTGAAGTTATGGGTGGTTTTGTAGAAAAA
It includes:
- the rep gene encoding DNA helicase Rep yields the protein MHLNSAQKNAIELTNGPCLILAGAGSGKTKVIVNKIIYLINNCKYNPYNIAAVTFTNKAAYEMRIRLSEYLNTSKIKKIIISTFHSLGLEIIKKEIDTLNFNSNFTLIDETDQKILLKKICKKEISNNVQSLKKLKFMISFWKNKFLSPSKVQSLIKCSEDEDFAYIYKKYKNYLYEFNMLDFDDLICIPTLLLKNNKIIKTRWQKKISYLLVDEYQDTNNSQYELIKMLTNTNSSFTLVGDDDQSIYSWRGANPQNIFLLKKDFPNLKVITMEHNYRSSGRILKVANALISNNTHYLQKKLFSKLQYGNVIEILIGQSEEDEAEKIVKKIISQYSLKNIRYKDCAILYRGNYQSRILEKVLIKENIPYNISEKASFFSRPEIKDLLSYLRVIINPDDNHAFMKIINIPSRQIGLVTLKKLEEWANKKNKSLFQASNDVEIKNFLKAKTIDNIKKFICKIKKFTEWSYSKPSNILDDIIYDLEYEKWLSKILKESNKIKNSINNIHTLSKWFKNMLKGDDFEKPMTLSQIVTRMTIRDIAESNITEKKEDQIQLMTLHASKGLEFSSVFIIGMCEGILPNQKSISSNNIEEERRLTYVGITRAKKQLFFTYCCRRTQYGQTLDMLPSRFLFELPKEDIKWNQKNLLESSTNKIEEIKIKIHNLKKNIKKK
- the ilvD gene encoding dihydroxy-acid dehydratase gives rise to the protein MPKYRSFTTTHGRNMSGARSLWRATGMTDEDFKKPIIAVVNSFSQFVPGHIHLQEVGKLISEEIQKFGGVAKEFNTIAIDDGIAMGHSGMLYSLPSRELIADSIEYVINAHCADAMICVSNCDKITPGMLMAALRLNIPSVFVSGGPMEAGKIKKNDKIIKIDLVDAIVHGGKSKKSDDFLKDIEYSACPTCGSCSGMFTANSMNCLTEAIGFALPGNGTLLATHVDRKNLFIKSAQTIVNITEEYYKRNNENILPRKIATKESFENAMILDIAMGGSTNTILHLLAAAQEAQVDFKMSDINKLSKKIPHICKVAPSTSLYHVEDVHRAGGVMAILGELNRSNLLHKKTKNILQLNLDETLDEYDILSTKNLDIINMFKAGPGGIRTTKAYSQDFRWSTLDRDRKKGCIRSCEYAYSEDGGLAVLYGNLAKNGCIIKTAGIDKKNYVFSGIARVYESQEEAATAILNKNITAGQVIVIRYEGPKGGPGMQEMLYPTTYLKSMDLDKTCALITDGRFSGGTSGISIGHISPEAADKGMIALVKNGDIIDINIPKRTIHLNITEKELSYRIFKEESKGSLAYKPYNRKRHISSALKVYAFFSTSADKGAVRDYKKISNI
- the hscB gene encoding Fe-S protein assembly co-chaperone HscB, which translates into the protein MNYFRLFNVPEEFKINKKLLSENFYKLQLKFHPDLFINDSKLKRKIILEKSIEINKGYKTLKDFSSRAIYLLFLNGIKTKKESVLLQNNDFLIKYFSLHEELDNLKKNNFDKIQLNNFENKIEKKILNCKNIVEMEFEKKKHDKIIKLIAKLSFFEKLQDNLKKAYNTYLRQIN
- the hscA gene encoding Fe-S protein assembly chaperone HscA; translated protein: MIFFKKKNNKKLLLGIDLGTTYSLVATIRKDNIILLPDQKKRYLLPSVVHYKKNEMLVGWEALEKIIKDPCNTISSAKRFLGRSIDFVKKKLPFVPYLIEKDTNEGIFFHTNFGKVTPVDVSSHILKFLKKRAVFLFNQEIDASIITVPAYFNDLQKKETKKAALLAKINLIRLLNEPTAAALAYGLQKQKKGIVIIYDLGGGTFDISILHLNKGIFEVLATSGDSNLGGDDFDYALAKYIYKKSNVLNKCDEFFQSSLIEVAKSTKLKLTKYKKVEVHFFNWKGYITRDEFDLIIISYVKKTLLICSNLIQEINLSFEKIEEVIMVGGSTRVPLVYLEVSKFFKKIPLNSINPDQVVAIGAAMHVNMLVNTENVKNKTILLDVIPLSLGIEVMGGFVEKIISRNTSVPTSKTMEFTTYKDNQTSILIHILQGERELVKECISLSYFVLKDIQPQKAGLVRILVTFQVDTNGLINVKVLEKYSNKEKNITIDNNIILKNTNVSKILKDSLKYSKDDYYFRAIEEKKMESIRVLEILNTSLKKDKKLITKKELIKIKEIQKKLQESIKKDDFFSMKINLKKLDEASKNLFSLQFKNTINYSSIKNILKENI
- the ilvC gene encoding ketol-acid reductoisomerase, with product MNYFNTLTFSQKINQINKCRFMQKEEFNKKNDILKNKNIVILGCGAQGLNQGLNMRDAGLHVSYALKKNSILNKNQSWMNAVNNNFKVDDYESLIPHADLVINLTPDKQHHNVIQKLQKLMKKNSFLGYSHGFNIVEFGEKIRADITVIMVAPKCPGTEVREEYKRGFGVPTLIAVHHENDIQKIGLDIAKAWAFSIGGHRAGVLESSFVAEVKSDLMGEQTILCGILQTASLLCYEKLITEKHNPAYAAKLIQYGWETITESLKHGGITLMMDRLSNTSKIRAYKLSEKIKKILSPLFQKHMDDIISGEFSDEMMKDWENNDKKLLNWRYDTKNTSFEKAPLYDDIIPEQEYYDHGILMVAILKSGIELSFEKMIDAGILEESAYYESLHELPLIANTIARKKLYEMNKVISDTAEYGSYLFSETAYPILKKFISTLETSDLGYSLSCKPVDNIKLYKINQNIQNHPIEIIGRKLRNYMKKMKAIAVAK
- the iscU gene encoding Fe-S cluster assembly scaffold IscU; the encoded protein is MAYSKKVMDHYENPRNVGSFSNSDLNVGSGLVGAPACGDVMKLQIKVNKKGIIEDACFKTYGCGSAIASSSLVTEWVKGKSITEAESIKNTTIVEELELPPVKIHCSILAEDAIKAAIADYKKKTK
- a CDS encoding IscS subfamily cysteine desulfurase; this encodes MKNPIYLDYAATTPVEFEVAKKMMNYLTIDGIFGNSASRSHKFGWDAEEVVDIARNQISELIGADSREIVFTSGATEANNLAIKGIAFFHQNKGKHIITSKTEHKSVLDTCRYLENKGFRLTYLTPKNNGIIDLNDLKKNIKNDTILVSIMHVNNEIGIIQDVNSISKICKNHGIFFHVDATQSVGKIPINLKKLSVDLMSFSAHKVYGPKGIGGLYVRRKPRVRLLAAIHGGGHERGMRSGTLPVHQIVGMGESFMLAKRKIHDDFVHLTKLRNLLWNGIKNIEEVYLNSDLQQGVPHILNVSFNYIEGESLIMALKDLAVSSGSACTSASLEPSYVLKALGIKDELAHSSIRFSIGRFTTEEEIQYTIQLVHKSISRLRELSPLWEMFKSGVDLNSIEWDHS